The Georgenia sp. TF02-10 genome window below encodes:
- a CDS encoding carbohydrate ABC transporter permease produces MTTTLMHERPQATSDADERPGASPRRLRLTNVLTHLVLGVALVIFAFPFYWLVVMATSSTSEMFTLPPRLIPGDEFIANFTKVLESTQFGTAFFNSLWLTTLVVLVQLFLASLAGFVFAKRRFPGRDRLFAALLVTLVLPTGVSLVPSYQIYASLGWLNTFLPLIVPNIVTAFAVFWMRQAAESSIPDELLDAAAIDGAGFLRTFWSVGLPALRPSLVALGIFQVMWTWNDYLWPLLVLGDPSQFTLPIAIQQLKGNYGNLDYSVVMAGTLVATLPLIILFFFLRRTILENVTAGALKG; encoded by the coding sequence GTGACTACCACCCTCATGCACGAGCGTCCGCAGGCAACGAGCGACGCCGACGAGCGGCCCGGAGCGTCTCCGCGGCGCCTGCGCCTGACCAACGTCCTGACCCACCTGGTCCTGGGCGTTGCCCTCGTCATCTTCGCCTTTCCGTTCTACTGGCTCGTGGTCATGGCGACGAGCTCGACCTCGGAGATGTTCACACTGCCGCCGCGGCTGATCCCGGGCGATGAGTTCATCGCCAACTTCACCAAGGTGCTGGAGAGCACGCAGTTCGGTACCGCGTTCTTCAACTCCCTGTGGCTCACCACGCTGGTCGTCCTGGTGCAGCTCTTCCTGGCGTCGCTGGCGGGCTTCGTCTTCGCCAAGCGTCGTTTTCCGGGGCGTGACCGGCTGTTCGCCGCGCTCCTGGTGACGCTGGTGCTGCCTACTGGCGTGTCCCTGGTGCCCAGCTACCAGATCTATGCCTCGCTGGGCTGGCTCAACACCTTCCTCCCTCTCATCGTTCCGAACATCGTCACCGCATTCGCCGTGTTCTGGATGCGCCAGGCCGCCGAGAGCTCGATCCCAGACGAGCTGCTCGACGCCGCCGCGATCGACGGCGCCGGATTCCTGCGCACGTTCTGGTCGGTTGGGCTGCCGGCGCTACGCCCCTCCCTGGTCGCGCTCGGGATATTCCAGGTGATGTGGACCTGGAACGATTACCTGTGGCCGCTGCTCGTGCTGGGCGACCCGTCGCAGTTCACGCTGCCGATCGCGATCCAGCAGCTCAAGGGCAACTACGGGAACTTGGACTACTCCGTCGTGATGGCCGGAACGCTTGTCGCGACCCTCCCTCTGATCATCCTCTTCTTCTTCCTCCGTCGGACGATTCTCGAGAACGTCACGGCGGGGGCGCTGAAGGGCTGA
- a CDS encoding carbohydrate ABC transporter permease, whose protein sequence is MERRRRAARGYWREYLSVSPFFLVFVAFSVIPLGYAVYLTTQKWDGLGPSEFVGWGQWERFFEQGDFWPAMWNTILIFLMGQVPVVIGALIAAVVLSRPRLRGRGFYQSAFFLPQVTSLVAITVVFQSFFSGRFGFVNVIAHYLGLPVVDWLNSPWGTRIVIALMIFWRGFGYFLVLFMAGLSAIDRSLYEAARLDGAGGARIFWSITVPLLRPTLLFVILTGTISGLQIFTEPQLLFSGQSGPDKAGLTMMLLQYQYLGGPGSQAGYSPVPTDLGYATVIGWAIFILLLVIALFNYRFLRKPVTV, encoded by the coding sequence GTGGAGCGCAGACGCCGGGCCGCTCGCGGCTACTGGCGCGAGTACCTGTCGGTCTCGCCGTTCTTCCTGGTCTTCGTCGCGTTCTCCGTCATCCCCCTCGGGTACGCGGTCTACCTGACGACCCAGAAGTGGGACGGGCTGGGACCGTCCGAGTTCGTCGGATGGGGCCAGTGGGAACGGTTCTTCGAGCAGGGCGACTTCTGGCCGGCGATGTGGAACACCATCCTCATCTTCCTGATGGGGCAGGTGCCGGTGGTGATCGGTGCCCTCATCGCGGCGGTCGTGCTGTCGCGACCGCGCCTGCGGGGGAGGGGCTTCTACCAGTCGGCGTTCTTCCTGCCGCAGGTGACCTCCCTCGTGGCGATCACGGTCGTCTTCCAGTCGTTCTTCAGCGGGCGTTTCGGCTTTGTCAACGTCATCGCGCACTACCTCGGCCTGCCGGTCGTCGACTGGCTCAACAGTCCGTGGGGAACCAGGATCGTGATCGCCCTCATGATCTTCTGGCGTGGTTTCGGGTACTTCCTCGTCCTGTTCATGGCTGGCCTCTCGGCTATCGACAGGTCCCTCTACGAGGCAGCCAGGCTCGACGGAGCCGGCGGGGCCCGGATCTTCTGGTCGATCACGGTCCCGCTGCTCCGGCCCACGCTGCTGTTCGTCATCCTCACGGGCACCATCTCCGGGCTGCAGATCTTCACCGAGCCGCAGCTGCTGTTCAGCGGCCAGAGCGGCCCGGACAAGGCGGGCCTGACGATGATGCTGCTGCAGTACCAGTACCTCGGCGGCCCCGGCTCTCAGGCCGGATACTCGCCGGTCCCCACCGACCTCGGCTACGCGACCGTCATCGGATGGGCGATCTTCATCCTCCTCCTTGTCATTGCGCTCTTCAACTACAGGTTCCTCAGGAAGCCGGTGACGGTGTGA
- a CDS encoding LacI family DNA-binding transcriptional regulator, protein MSGRVTIKDVAAQAGVSRQTVTRALNGMDEISETTRAKVLEASERLGYRASRFASNLARSDKSRAIGFVVATFRNPFYTELTADLLGAASTRGWQVTVVSHEQASEAETLANVAREVDAIVGYFSLPDDEILQAARGVPVVLLARTPTVPNLWSVDIDFSAGIADLVGQLRQRGSKRFGMLESQLRGGPYVKSGRRAAYETHVDDRSREAVVICEAEYQSVDAGSAGFRRLMAEHPETDTVLAFSDLMAMGALAAAHEEGMQVPGQVRIVGIDGLSLGAVTYPALSTLAIPGDEIASNVADIIEAVLTGSAPNPPHRLVTPRPLWRGTG, encoded by the coding sequence ATGAGTGGCCGGGTCACGATCAAGGACGTCGCTGCGCAAGCAGGTGTCTCGAGGCAGACGGTCACCCGAGCCTTGAACGGCATGGACGAGATCAGTGAGACCACTCGCGCCAAGGTGCTCGAAGCAAGCGAGCGCCTCGGCTACCGCGCCAGCCGATTTGCCTCGAACCTGGCCCGTTCGGACAAGAGCCGGGCGATCGGGTTCGTCGTCGCGACCTTCCGCAATCCCTTCTACACGGAGCTGACGGCTGACCTCCTCGGAGCGGCGAGCACCCGTGGCTGGCAGGTGACGGTCGTGTCGCACGAGCAGGCATCCGAGGCAGAGACGCTCGCTAACGTAGCTCGCGAGGTTGACGCGATCGTCGGGTACTTCAGCCTGCCCGACGACGAGATTCTCCAGGCTGCCAGGGGCGTGCCGGTCGTCCTCCTCGCCCGCACGCCGACAGTGCCAAACCTCTGGTCGGTCGACATCGACTTCTCCGCAGGAATCGCCGACCTCGTCGGACAGCTGCGCCAGCGCGGAAGCAAGCGCTTCGGCATGCTCGAGAGCCAGCTCCGCGGTGGGCCCTACGTCAAGAGCGGCCGAAGGGCGGCCTACGAAACGCACGTCGATGATCGTTCTCGTGAAGCGGTCGTGATCTGTGAGGCCGAATACCAGTCGGTCGACGCCGGATCAGCAGGCTTCCGGCGGCTCATGGCGGAGCACCCAGAGACGGACACCGTGCTCGCCTTCAGCGACCTCATGGCGATGGGTGCCCTCGCCGCGGCGCACGAGGAGGGGATGCAGGTACCCGGTCAGGTCCGGATCGTAGGCATCGACGGTCTATCCCTGGGTGCGGTCACGTACCCGGCGCTATCCACCCTCGCCATCCCCGGCGACGAGATAGCAAGCAACGTAGCCGACATCATCGAGGCTGTGCTCACGGGTTCGGCGCCCAACCCGCCGCACCGGTTGGTGACCCCACGACCGCTCTGGCGCGGAACCGGCTGA
- a CDS encoding single-stranded DNA-binding protein, whose translation MSSDKVEIIVHGNVGGSPTFYTAKDGGKEWCHFRVGATPRYLNRATGEWQNGDTQWFTVKAWGELAISAKCLAKGMPVVVRGRVRVETWTGESGERWDHVVHASSLAVELSPRGEVNWVRLVRESADGARAAAGAGRGGGTGTDRGPGGGDGAGPAAVVLGPDGSRWEGTELPDVPTAEEDYPEDVDGEDTAYVLEQPDGAPREAAPVGG comes from the coding sequence ATGAGCAGCGACAAGGTGGAGATCATCGTCCACGGCAACGTCGGGGGCAGCCCAACGTTCTACACCGCCAAGGACGGCGGGAAGGAGTGGTGCCACTTCCGTGTGGGCGCCACGCCGCGGTACCTGAACCGCGCGACGGGGGAGTGGCAGAACGGGGACACCCAGTGGTTCACGGTCAAGGCCTGGGGCGAGCTGGCCATCAGTGCCAAGTGCCTGGCCAAGGGGATGCCCGTCGTCGTCCGGGGCCGGGTCCGGGTCGAGACCTGGACGGGGGAGTCGGGCGAGCGGTGGGACCACGTGGTGCACGCGAGCTCGCTGGCGGTGGAGCTGAGCCCGCGGGGGGAGGTGAACTGGGTCCGGCTGGTGCGCGAGAGCGCCGACGGCGCGCGGGCCGCGGCGGGCGCGGGGCGCGGCGGCGGGACCGGTACCGACCGCGGGCCGGGCGGCGGGGACGGTGCCGGGCCGGCCGCGGTCGTGCTCGGGCCGGACGGCTCCCGGTGGGAGGGCACCGAGCTGCCCGACGTGCCGACCGCCGAGGAGGACTACCCGGAGGACGTCGACGGGGAGGACACGGCCTACGTCCTGGAGCAGCCGGACGGCGCACCGCGGGAGGCGGCGCCGGTCGGGGGCTGA
- a CDS encoding GTPase, with the protein MTASGPTTQRSSEPTTQAASEPTAQATTQEAARPAAGPRTEPSTEPITEPAAAAGQMPTAAEPAPAELTARADAVAVALDAARDEIGPDLAARARADLDRVRHRLELGADRTVVALVGGTGSGKSSLFNAISGLEFADVGELRPTTEVAAACVWGGPADPLLDFLQVSRERRIGRESVLDGEHERALHGMVLLDLPDHDSVATEHADQVDRLVPLVDLLVWVVDPQKYADNLLHSRYLTALAGRQGSMLVLVNQADTLPPAAVDRVRADVAALLAAEGLPSVPVLATSAVDHTGIAEVRARLAAAVARPSAAARTAAAELAAVAARLEPALGRVDPAALDDDARDRASADLARAAGADAVAAAVAAGTRTLARPQAPAAASVAAVRDAWVAGVVAHLPDRWADAVDRAVAPTTALVPATAAAVADVPLPARPSRPRRLALAAAGLALVAVVAVVVAVVADVGWPLLVPAVLAVAGAGALLALARTARRSAATAAAAGYRAAVADRVRGVVEEHLVAPTQDVLARHDRLRRTLDG; encoded by the coding sequence ATGACGGCCAGCGGGCCGACCACCCAGCGGAGCAGCGAGCCGACGACGCAGGCGGCCAGCGAGCCGACGGCGCAGGCGACCACCCAGGAGGCGGCCCGGCCGGCAGCCGGGCCCAGGACCGAGCCGAGCACTGAGCCGATCACCGAGCCGGCGGCCGCCGCCGGGCAGATGCCCACGGCCGCCGAGCCCGCGCCCGCCGAGCTCACCGCCCGGGCGGACGCCGTCGCCGTCGCCCTGGACGCCGCCAGGGACGAGATCGGCCCCGACCTCGCCGCCCGGGCACGGGCCGACCTCGACCGGGTCCGCCACCGCCTGGAGCTCGGCGCCGACCGCACCGTCGTGGCGCTCGTCGGCGGCACCGGCTCGGGCAAGTCGTCCCTGTTCAACGCCATCTCCGGCCTGGAGTTCGCCGACGTCGGCGAGCTACGGCCGACCACCGAGGTGGCGGCGGCGTGCGTGTGGGGCGGCCCGGCGGACCCGCTGCTGGACTTCCTCCAGGTCAGCCGGGAGCGCCGGATCGGCCGGGAGTCGGTGCTCGACGGCGAGCACGAGCGGGCCCTGCACGGCATGGTCCTGCTCGACCTGCCCGACCACGACTCGGTCGCCACCGAGCACGCCGACCAGGTGGACCGCCTGGTGCCGCTGGTGGACCTGCTGGTGTGGGTCGTGGACCCGCAGAAGTACGCCGACAACCTCCTGCACTCCCGCTACCTCACCGCCCTGGCCGGGCGGCAGGGCAGCATGCTCGTCCTGGTCAACCAGGCCGACACCCTCCCGCCCGCGGCGGTGGACCGGGTCCGCGCCGATGTCGCCGCGCTGCTCGCGGCCGAGGGCCTCCCGAGCGTCCCGGTGCTGGCCACCTCCGCCGTGGACCACACCGGCATCGCCGAGGTCCGGGCCCGGCTCGCCGCGGCCGTCGCCCGGCCATCCGCCGCCGCCCGGACCGCCGCCGCGGAGCTGGCCGCCGTGGCCGCGCGCCTCGAGCCCGCCCTGGGCCGGGTCGACCCGGCCGCCCTCGACGACGACGCCCGGGACCGGGCGAGCGCGGACCTCGCCCGGGCGGCTGGCGCCGATGCGGTCGCCGCGGCCGTCGCGGCCGGCACCCGCACCCTTGCCCGGCCGCAGGCACCCGCCGCCGCCAGCGTGGCCGCCGTGCGGGACGCCTGGGTCGCCGGCGTCGTGGCGCACCTGCCCGACCGGTGGGCGGACGCCGTCGACCGGGCCGTGGCGCCGACGACGGCGCTCGTCCCGGCCACCGCCGCCGCCGTCGCCGACGTCCCGCTGCCGGCCCGGCCCAGCCGCCCCCGCCGGCTCGCCCTGGCTGCGGCGGGCCTGGCGCTGGTGGCGGTCGTCGCTGTGGTGGTCGCCGTCGTCGCCGACGTGGGCTGGCCGCTGCTCGTCCCCGCCGTCCTCGCCGTGGCCGGCGCGGGCGCCCTCCTGGCGCTCGCCCGCACCGCCCGCCGCAGCGCGGCGACGGCGGCCGCCGCGGGGTACCGGGCGGCGGTGGCCGACCGGGTGCGCGGCGTCGTCGAGGAGCACCTGGTCGCCCCGACCCAGGACGTGCTCGCCCGGCACGACCGGCTGCGGCGCACCCTGGACGGCTGA
- a CDS encoding DNA topoisomerase IB, giving the protein MRPGTPGLTRRRAGSGWVYLDSHGERVTDPEVLQRCRDLVIPPAWQDVWIAPVANGHIQAVGTDAAGRRQYLYHPAWRESRDAAKHDRVLELARRLPSARRRVTMDLSRPGMPRERALATAFRLLDLGYFRIGGEGYAAHHGSYGLATLRKEHVRIGRDGTLTFDYRAKSGQQRHLVLREEALIAPLSTLRRRRDGSAELLAYRDGRSWHDVTGAEINTYVKDLLGEQASAKDFRTWHGTALAAVELALRADAAAGSGRARARAVRESVAAVAHYLGNTPAVSRASYIDSRVIELFERGRTISPEVARRVAARAGADDAMPPDTRGAVETELLGLLD; this is encoded by the coding sequence ATGAGACCCGGCACGCCCGGGCTGACCCGCCGCCGCGCCGGCAGCGGCTGGGTCTACCTCGACTCTCACGGCGAGCGGGTGACCGACCCGGAGGTGCTCCAGCGCTGCCGCGACCTGGTCATCCCGCCTGCCTGGCAGGACGTGTGGATCGCGCCGGTCGCCAACGGACACATCCAGGCGGTCGGCACCGACGCGGCCGGCCGGCGCCAGTACCTCTACCACCCGGCCTGGCGGGAGAGCCGGGACGCGGCCAAGCACGACCGGGTGCTGGAGCTGGCGCGCCGGCTGCCGTCCGCCCGCCGCCGGGTCACCATGGACCTCTCCCGTCCCGGCATGCCGAGGGAACGGGCCCTGGCCACCGCCTTCCGGCTGCTGGACCTGGGGTACTTCCGGATCGGCGGGGAGGGGTACGCGGCGCACCACGGCTCCTACGGCCTGGCGACCCTGCGCAAGGAGCACGTGCGCATCGGGCGGGACGGCACGCTCACCTTCGACTACCGGGCCAAGTCCGGCCAGCAGCGCCACCTGGTGCTGCGCGAGGAGGCCCTGATCGCGCCGCTGTCAACGCTGCGCCGCCGCCGCGACGGCAGCGCCGAGCTGCTGGCGTACCGCGACGGCCGCTCCTGGCACGACGTGACGGGCGCGGAGATCAACACCTACGTCAAGGACCTGCTCGGGGAGCAGGCCTCGGCCAAGGACTTCCGCACCTGGCACGGCACGGCCCTGGCCGCCGTCGAGCTGGCCCTGCGGGCGGACGCGGCGGCGGGCAGCGGCCGGGCCCGGGCGCGGGCGGTGCGGGAGTCGGTCGCCGCCGTCGCGCACTACCTCGGCAACACCCCGGCGGTGTCCCGCGCCTCCTACATCGACTCCCGGGTCATCGAGCTCTTCGAGCGGGGCCGGACGATCAGTCCGGAGGTCGCCCGGCGGGTGGCGGCCCGGGCCGGCGCCGACGATGCCATGCCGCCGGACACCCGGGGCGCCGTGGAGACCGAGCTGCTCGGTCTGCTCGACTGA
- the ettA gene encoding energy-dependent translational throttle protein EttA has product MAEYIYTMVRARKAHGDKVILDDVTMSFLPGAKIGMLGPNGAGKSTILKIMAGLDTPSNGEARLSPGYSVGILQQEPPLNEEKTVLGNVQEGVAEILGKVERFNEIGNLMAEPDADFDALMAEMGTLQTEIDAANAWDIDAQLAQAMDALRCPPPDADVTVLSGGERRRVALCKLLLEQPDLLLLDEPTNHLDAESVLWLEQHLAKYPGAVIAVTHDRYFLDHVAEWIAEVDRGRLYPYQGNYSTYLEKKQERLQIQGKKDAKLAKRLKDELAWVRSNAKGRQAKSRARLARYEEMAAEAERTRKLDFEEIQIPPGPRLGSVVIEASDLRKGFEDRLLIDDLSFSLPPNGIVGVIGPNGVGKTTLFKTIVGLEPLDGGDLRVGDTVKLSYVDQSRAGIDPTKTLWEVVSGGLDFIQVGNVEMPSRAYVSAFGFKGPDQQKPAGVLSGGERNRLNLALTLKEGGNVLLLDEPTNDLDVETLGSLENALLDFPGCAVVVSHDRWFLDRVATHILAWEGDDENPARWYWFEGNFEAYEANKVARLGADAARPHAVTYRKLTRD; this is encoded by the coding sequence GTGGCTGAGTACATCTACACGATGGTCCGGGCGCGCAAGGCCCACGGCGACAAGGTCATCCTCGACGACGTCACCATGTCCTTCCTGCCCGGCGCCAAGATCGGCATGCTGGGCCCCAACGGGGCGGGGAAGTCCACGATCCTGAAGATCATGGCCGGGCTGGACACCCCGTCCAACGGCGAGGCACGGCTGAGCCCGGGCTACAGCGTCGGGATCCTCCAGCAGGAGCCCCCGCTGAACGAGGAGAAGACGGTGCTCGGCAACGTCCAGGAGGGCGTCGCCGAGATCCTCGGCAAGGTCGAGCGGTTCAACGAGATCGGCAATCTGATGGCCGAGCCGGACGCCGACTTCGACGCCCTGATGGCCGAGATGGGCACCCTCCAGACCGAGATCGACGCCGCCAACGCCTGGGACATCGACGCCCAGCTGGCCCAGGCGATGGACGCCCTGCGCTGCCCCCCGCCGGACGCCGACGTCACCGTCCTGTCCGGCGGCGAGCGGCGCCGGGTGGCGCTGTGCAAGCTCCTGCTCGAGCAGCCCGACCTGCTCCTGCTCGACGAGCCCACCAACCACCTGGACGCCGAGTCCGTCCTCTGGCTCGAGCAGCACCTGGCCAAGTACCCCGGGGCCGTCATCGCCGTCACCCACGACCGGTACTTCCTCGACCACGTCGCCGAGTGGATCGCCGAGGTCGACCGCGGGCGCCTGTACCCCTACCAGGGCAACTACTCCACCTACCTGGAGAAGAAGCAGGAGCGGCTGCAGATCCAGGGCAAGAAGGACGCCAAGCTCGCCAAGCGCCTCAAGGACGAGCTGGCCTGGGTCCGGTCCAACGCCAAGGGCCGCCAGGCCAAGTCCCGGGCGCGGCTGGCCCGCTACGAGGAGATGGCGGCCGAGGCCGAGCGCACCCGCAAGCTCGACTTCGAGGAGATCCAGATCCCGCCGGGTCCGCGCCTGGGCTCGGTGGTGATCGAGGCCAGCGACCTGCGCAAGGGCTTCGAGGACCGCCTGCTCATCGACGACCTCTCCTTCTCCCTGCCGCCGAACGGGATCGTCGGGGTCATCGGGCCCAACGGCGTCGGCAAGACCACGCTGTTCAAGACCATCGTCGGGCTGGAGCCGCTCGACGGCGGCGACCTGCGTGTCGGGGACACGGTCAAGCTCTCCTACGTCGACCAGTCCCGGGCCGGGATCGACCCCACCAAGACGCTGTGGGAGGTGGTCTCGGGCGGTCTGGACTTCATCCAGGTCGGCAACGTGGAGATGCCCTCGCGGGCCTACGTCTCGGCGTTCGGGTTCAAGGGCCCGGACCAGCAGAAGCCGGCCGGCGTGCTCTCCGGCGGGGAGCGCAACCGGCTGAACCTGGCGCTGACGCTGAAGGAGGGCGGCAACGTCCTGCTCCTGGACGAGCCCACCAACGACCTCGACGTGGAGACCCTCGGCTCGCTGGAGAACGCCCTGCTGGACTTCCCCGGCTGCGCCGTCGTGGTCAGCCACGACCGGTGGTTCCTGGACCGCGTCGCCACGCACATCCTGGCCTGGGAGGGCGACGACGAGAACCCGGCCCGGTGGTACTGGTTCGAGGGCAACTTCGAGGCCTACGAGGCCAACAAGGTCGCGCGGCTGGGCGCGGACGCCGCCCGGCCGCACGCGGTGACCTACCGCAAGCTCACCCGGGACTGA
- a CDS encoding ABC transporter substrate-binding protein: MLKPERTFMKRNTKVAVSGIAGVALLASLAACGSAGGQEDDTIEIWYRPGSLPSAAVDGVEAQFPDVKIKLVETPDVDTKLTSALRSGSGVPDVAVALLSQYTNVTDKFADVNEYGFEDAAGDYLDWKLEMGQDEDGRQIGVPIDIGPFGFFYRADVFEQAGLPTDPDDVGELVADWDGYRSVAEKVKASTGSYLCDAPSAAYVAQRLQAGYYYATDDGQYAPDEQINRDAFLSAFGLGEAGLCLNVELWTPEWSAGIAQNQLTGWVGPSYVAASMTSAGGDGAGQWRVTTPPGGPASQFGSFLSVFESSNDPQTAVDIARWLTNAENQAAGYADDSLFPSTPASYDMPEMTEPDEFYGGQVPAEVLGQVAEASPRLVIIPQSDKAAAAFGSVLDQTVASGGDAEEAYSSGLEQAEALG; this comes from the coding sequence TTGCTGAAACCCGAGAGGACGTTCATGAAAAGGAACACCAAGGTCGCTGTCTCCGGTATCGCTGGCGTTGCGCTGCTCGCGTCGCTCGCCGCGTGTGGTTCTGCCGGTGGGCAGGAGGACGACACGATCGAGATCTGGTACCGGCCCGGGTCGCTCCCCAGCGCCGCCGTCGATGGCGTCGAGGCACAGTTCCCCGACGTCAAGATCAAGCTGGTCGAGACCCCGGATGTCGACACCAAGCTCACCTCCGCTCTTCGGTCTGGAAGCGGCGTGCCGGACGTCGCGGTGGCACTTCTGAGCCAGTACACGAACGTCACCGACAAGTTCGCGGACGTCAACGAGTACGGCTTCGAGGACGCGGCGGGCGACTACCTCGACTGGAAGCTGGAGATGGGCCAGGACGAGGACGGCCGGCAGATCGGGGTCCCGATCGACATCGGGCCGTTCGGGTTCTTCTACCGGGCCGACGTCTTCGAGCAGGCCGGCCTGCCAACGGACCCTGATGACGTCGGAGAGCTCGTCGCCGACTGGGACGGGTACCGGTCGGTCGCCGAGAAGGTCAAGGCCAGTACCGGAAGCTACCTGTGCGACGCCCCGAGTGCCGCCTACGTCGCCCAGCGCCTTCAGGCCGGCTACTACTACGCAACAGACGACGGTCAGTACGCTCCGGACGAGCAGATCAACCGCGACGCCTTCCTCAGCGCGTTCGGGCTCGGCGAGGCCGGGCTGTGTCTCAACGTGGAGCTGTGGACCCCGGAGTGGAGCGCCGGCATCGCGCAGAACCAGCTCACCGGGTGGGTCGGCCCGTCGTACGTGGCGGCCTCGATGACTTCCGCCGGTGGCGATGGTGCCGGACAGTGGCGGGTGACGACGCCGCCCGGGGGCCCGGCCTCGCAGTTCGGTTCCTTCCTGTCAGTCTTCGAGTCCTCGAACGACCCGCAGACCGCGGTCGACATCGCGCGGTGGCTCACCAACGCCGAGAACCAGGCAGCCGGGTATGCCGACGACTCGCTCTTCCCGTCGACGCCTGCCTCCTACGACATGCCGGAGATGACCGAGCCGGATGAGTTCTACGGCGGCCAGGTGCCCGCGGAGGTCCTCGGCCAGGTTGCTGAGGCATCGCCCCGCCTGGTGATCATCCCTCAGTCGGACAAGGCGGCTGCCGCTTTCGGGTCTGTCCTGGACCAGACCGTGGCGTCGGGCGGGGACGCGGAGGAGGCGTACTCCTCGGGGTTGGAGCAGGCCGAGGCTCTCGGCTGA
- a CDS encoding acyl-CoA thioesterase has product MTRLTIPVRLRWSDVDGYQHVNNAKMFTILEETRIAAFWASVPGDGAGGAAGGGPDGAAADGAPGAVATGSGDGGPDAAADGDGDGLGAATGSAPEGAPGAAPAAVGSDPVPGTKVLATGPGSGTNTYIARQEIEYLAPLPYTLRPVPVQLWISHLGGASLDVCYEVPGPDRVAARAMTTLVLIDEDSGRPRRMTAEERATWEPYLEDPVRFRRRPGTDV; this is encoded by the coding sequence ATGACACGGCTGACGATCCCGGTGCGCCTGCGCTGGAGTGACGTCGACGGCTACCAGCACGTGAACAACGCCAAGATGTTCACCATCCTGGAGGAGACCCGCATCGCCGCCTTCTGGGCGTCGGTGCCGGGGGACGGTGCGGGCGGGGCGGCAGGGGGCGGGCCCGACGGCGCCGCGGCGGACGGCGCACCGGGCGCGGTGGCGACGGGCTCGGGGGACGGCGGACCGGACGCTGCGGCGGACGGAGACGGCGACGGGCTGGGTGCCGCGACGGGCAGTGCACCCGAGGGCGCGCCGGGCGCCGCGCCGGCCGCCGTCGGGAGCGACCCGGTGCCGGGCACCAAGGTCTTGGCCACTGGCCCGGGCTCGGGCACGAACACCTACATCGCCCGCCAGGAGATCGAGTACCTCGCCCCGCTGCCCTACACCCTGCGCCCGGTGCCGGTGCAGCTGTGGATCTCCCACCTCGGCGGGGCCAGCCTCGACGTCTGCTACGAGGTGCCCGGCCCGGACAGGGTCGCCGCCCGGGCGATGACCACCCTGGTGCTCATCGACGAGGACAGCGGCCGGCCGCGCCGGATGACGGCCGAGGAGCGGGCCACCTGGGAGCCGTACCTGGAGGATCCGGTGCGCTTCCGCCGCCGCCCCGGGACGGACGTCTGA